In Salinibacterium sp. dk2585, a single window of DNA contains:
- a CDS encoding transcriptional regulator: MEASSERRVVALTSAKQMRALAHPLRMRLLGELRVEGPLTVGRLCEIVDEAPGNVSYHIGKLAEFGFVEEAPELATDRRERWWRAAHDFTRMVPPSEDAAAEEVQASLVMRHQVIDSYAATLHAALDASAGQPREWAEVAGTSDTVVHLTVEELAEVSAELHDVLRRWEERSDRTREGAHPVQLIVSAVRRP; the protein is encoded by the coding sequence ATGGAAGCGAGTTCCGAGCGCCGCGTCGTTGCCCTCACGAGTGCCAAGCAGATGCGGGCGCTCGCCCACCCGCTGCGCATGCGGCTCCTGGGGGAGTTGCGCGTCGAGGGTCCCCTCACGGTGGGGCGGCTGTGCGAGATCGTCGACGAGGCGCCGGGCAACGTCAGCTACCACATCGGCAAACTCGCCGAGTTCGGCTTTGTCGAGGAGGCTCCCGAACTCGCCACCGACCGGCGTGAACGCTGGTGGCGCGCGGCCCACGACTTCACACGCATGGTCCCTCCCTCGGAGGACGCCGCGGCCGAGGAGGTGCAGGCATCCCTCGTCATGCGCCACCAGGTCATCGACAGCTACGCGGCCACCCTGCACGCCGCCCTCGATGCAAGCGCCGGCCAGCCGCGGGAGTGGGCCGAGGTAGCCGGCACCTCCGACACGGTCGTGCACCTGACCGTCGAGGAGCTCGCGGAGGTCTCCGCCGAGCTTCACGACGTGCTGCGCCGATGGGAGGAGCGCAGTGACCGCACACGGGAGGGTGCCCATCCCGTGCAGCTCATCGTCAGTGCGGTGCGCCGTCCGTGA
- a CDS encoding MFS transporter — translation MTDLAQRKASRLLPLTALLAAHGLSLLGNAVTMIVVPLYVLELTGSVVATGVAGVFATVPMIVGGALGGVLVDRIGFRRAAIAADVASGVTVAAIPLFAATVGLPFWALLALVFLSGLLDTPGNTAKSSLVPDLAEAAGVALTRASGAAGAVSRSATMLGASLAAVAVVLLGPLDALLLDAATFALSALLLALFVPSGATGHTEQRGEGFWHEFVSGVRHLARTPVTRNLVLLIVVTNCLDAAGMLVIHPVYARAVSPDGEFLGVMIAFFAAGALTGSAVFAWFGHRLPRRATLVVCFVLAGPPPYLAMALDLPLSAVLVVFALSGLAAGSINPLVYTVLYEQVPRAMRARVFGALTTGATAAMPLGSLLAGLAVDGVGFLASVLLIAAVYLGATLAPLLGRSWSGLERPKHPISA, via the coding sequence GTGACGGACCTCGCCCAGCGGAAGGCCTCGCGCCTGCTGCCCCTGACTGCGCTCCTTGCCGCCCACGGACTCTCGCTGCTTGGCAACGCGGTGACGATGATCGTCGTTCCCCTCTATGTGCTCGAGCTGACGGGTTCGGTTGTCGCCACGGGGGTCGCGGGCGTTTTTGCGACCGTGCCGATGATCGTCGGTGGCGCGCTCGGGGGAGTGCTCGTCGACCGCATCGGCTTTCGGCGGGCCGCGATCGCAGCGGATGTCGCGAGCGGCGTCACGGTCGCTGCGATCCCGCTCTTCGCCGCGACGGTCGGGTTGCCGTTCTGGGCGCTGCTGGCGCTCGTCTTCCTGAGCGGACTCCTCGACACCCCGGGCAACACCGCGAAGTCCTCACTCGTGCCCGACCTCGCGGAGGCGGCCGGCGTCGCGCTGACCCGGGCATCCGGTGCGGCGGGTGCTGTCTCGCGCTCTGCAACAATGCTGGGTGCATCACTCGCCGCGGTCGCGGTGGTGCTGCTCGGCCCCCTCGACGCGCTGCTGCTCGACGCCGCGACCTTCGCGCTCTCGGCGCTGCTCCTCGCGCTCTTCGTGCCGTCGGGCGCCACCGGGCACACAGAGCAGCGGGGCGAGGGTTTCTGGCACGAATTCGTGAGCGGGGTGCGGCACCTCGCACGCACGCCCGTCACCCGCAATCTGGTGCTCCTCATCGTCGTGACGAACTGCCTCGACGCGGCCGGCATGCTCGTCATCCACCCCGTCTACGCCCGCGCGGTCTCGCCCGACGGCGAGTTCCTCGGCGTCATGATCGCGTTCTTCGCGGCCGGGGCACTCACGGGTTCCGCCGTGTTCGCCTGGTTCGGGCACCGCCTGCCGAGGCGCGCCACGCTCGTCGTGTGCTTCGTGCTCGCGGGTCCGCCTCCCTACCTCGCGATGGCGCTCGACCTTCCGCTCAGTGCCGTGCTCGTCGTCTTCGCGCTCTCCGGGCTCGCCGCGGGATCCATCAATCCGCTCGTCTACACGGTGCTTTATGAGCAGGTTCCGCGGGCGATGCGCGCACGGGTGTTCGGTGCCCTCACGACGGGAGCGACGGCTGCCATGCCGCTCGGGAGCCTCCTCGCGGGCCTCGCGGTCGATGGGGTGGGGTTCCTTGCCTCGGTGCTCCTCATCGCCGCCGTCTACCTGGGGGCCACCCTCGCGCCGCTCCTCGGTCGCTCCTGGTCTGGGCTCGAGCGGCCGAAGCATCCGATCTCTGCCTAG